One segment of Pseudanabaena sp. PCC 6802 DNA contains the following:
- a CDS encoding CmpA/NrtA family ABC transporter substrate-binding protein, protein MSKLSRRKFIATAGVTALSTVAIHGCAGPSATESTSSATSPSPKSDTTATSSTTTTTSTAITPEVTTAKLGFIALTDASPLIIAKEKGFFEKYGMKDVQVVKQASWGTTRDNIVLGSEGGGIDGAHILTPMPYLISEGKVTNGKKVPMYILARLNINGQGISVANDFKEAKIGLKNDKLKEVFAKVKAGGKDVKCAVTFPGGTHDLWMRYWLAANGINPDVDVSTIVVPPPQMVANMKAGNMQAFCVGEPWNARLVAQQSGYTALVTGELWKDHPEKSLALRADWVDKNPKAAQALLMAVMEAQVWCDKPENKEEMCKIVGADKWLKVPPAEILGRLQGKVDYGDGRTAEIPDISMKFWRDNASYPFKSHDLWFVVEDMRWGYFPANTDAKKLVDAVNREDIWQAAAKALKLEADIPKSTSRGVETFFDGVKFDPEKPDEYLKGLKIKKA, encoded by the coding sequence ATGAGCAAGCTCTCAAGACGGAAATTTATTGCTACGGCTGGTGTGACGGCATTAAGTACGGTTGCGATTCACGGATGTGCAGGGCCATCTGCGACTGAATCTACTAGTTCGGCGACTTCCCCCTCCCCCAAGTCAGATACTACCGCTACCTCCTCGACGACAACAACAACGAGTACTGCTATTACTCCTGAAGTCACAACCGCAAAGCTAGGGTTTATTGCTCTTACTGATGCCTCTCCGCTGATTATTGCGAAAGAAAAAGGTTTCTTTGAGAAGTACGGCATGAAGGACGTGCAAGTTGTCAAGCAAGCATCCTGGGGCACTACTCGCGATAATATCGTGCTTGGTTCTGAGGGCGGCGGCATTGATGGCGCGCACATCCTCACCCCCATGCCTTATCTGATCTCTGAGGGTAAGGTCACCAATGGGAAAAAGGTGCCTATGTATATCCTGGCTCGCCTCAATATCAATGGGCAAGGGATTTCAGTCGCAAACGACTTCAAAGAGGCGAAGATCGGCCTCAAGAATGACAAACTTAAGGAAGTATTTGCTAAGGTCAAAGCCGGTGGGAAGGATGTAAAGTGTGCCGTCACTTTCCCAGGCGGTACGCACGACCTCTGGATGCGCTACTGGCTAGCTGCGAATGGTATTAACCCCGATGTAGATGTTTCTACAATAGTAGTACCACCGCCTCAGATGGTGGCGAACATGAAAGCTGGTAACATGCAGGCTTTCTGTGTGGGCGAGCCTTGGAACGCGCGCTTAGTCGCACAGCAATCTGGCTATACGGCGCTGGTAACTGGCGAACTGTGGAAAGATCACCCCGAAAAATCGCTTGCGTTGCGAGCAGACTGGGTGGATAAAAATCCCAAAGCTGCGCAAGCTTTACTCATGGCTGTGATGGAAGCCCAGGTTTGGTGTGATAAGCCAGAGAACAAAGAAGAAATGTGCAAGATCGTCGGAGCGGACAAGTGGCTGAAGGTGCCGCCCGCCGAAATCCTCGGTCGCCTGCAAGGCAAAGTGGATTACGGCGATGGTAGAACCGCAGAAATTCCAGACATTTCCATGAAGTTCTGGAGGGATAATGCCTCCTATCCATTTAAGAGCCACGATCTGTGGTTTGTGGTCGAGGATATGCGTTGGGGATATTTCCCTGCGAATACCGATGCCAAGAAACTGGTGGATGCTGTCAACCGCGAAGACATATGGCAAGCTGCTGCTAAGGCACTGAAGCTGGAAGCAGACATTCCCAAGAGTACCTCCCGTGGTGTTGAGACTTTCTTTGATGGCGTGAAGTTCGATCCTGAGAAACCCGATGAATATCTAAAGGGACTCAAGATCAAAAAGGCTTAG
- a CDS encoding ferredoxin--nitrite reductase, which produces MANKFEDMKATKDGLAVKAELEHFAKIGWEAIDKDDLEHRLKWVGVFFRKTTPGKFMLRMRIPNGVLTSAQMRTLASVVERCGEDGVADITTRQNIQMRGIRIEDIVDIFERFRIVGLTSVQSGMDNVRNITGSPVAGIDADELYDTRELARQVQAAITNNGEGNPEFTNLPRKFNIAIAGCKDNSTHAEINDIAFIPAFMESLETGERNFGFNVLVGGFFSSKRVAEAVPMNVWVTPEEVVDLCQAILIVFRDNGSRQNRQQSRLMYLIDEWGLERFRTEVEKQLGHSLSPAAPKDEIVWEKRDHIGVHKQQQVGFNYVGLQVPVGRIYAPDMYEFARLADEYGKSEIRLTVEQNLIIPYIPDAKLDAFLSEPLLQKFSVAPTNLRRSLVSCTGNQFCPVAIIETKNRALELIEQLEADLNVPKSVRIHWSGCPNSCGQPQVADIGFSGCKTKKDGKVVDGVDIYMGGKVGKGAHLGECVMEKVPCEDLREVVGKLLIDNFGASPKQGADERSNANLQLAGIT; this is translated from the coding sequence ATGGCAAACAAGTTTGAAGATATGAAGGCGACCAAAGATGGTCTAGCCGTGAAAGCGGAACTAGAGCACTTTGCCAAGATTGGTTGGGAGGCGATCGACAAAGACGATCTAGAGCATCGCCTGAAGTGGGTAGGTGTGTTCTTTCGCAAAACTACGCCTGGCAAGTTCATGCTGCGGATGCGCATACCCAACGGTGTTTTGACGAGCGCGCAAATGCGGACGCTAGCTAGTGTGGTAGAGCGCTGCGGTGAGGACGGTGTCGCCGATATTACGACGCGCCAGAATATTCAGATGCGCGGCATTCGCATTGAAGACATAGTTGATATTTTTGAGAGGTTCCGCATCGTCGGTCTCACCAGCGTACAGTCCGGTATGGACAACGTGCGCAATATTACTGGTTCTCCCGTAGCAGGCATCGACGCGGACGAACTGTACGACACCAGAGAACTAGCTCGACAGGTGCAAGCCGCGATTACTAACAACGGTGAAGGGAATCCAGAATTTACGAATCTGCCTCGTAAGTTCAATATCGCGATCGCGGGATGCAAAGATAACTCCACCCATGCCGAAATCAACGATATCGCCTTCATTCCTGCGTTTATGGAATCGCTGGAAACGGGCGAGCGTAACTTTGGCTTCAATGTCCTGGTGGGTGGATTTTTCTCCTCCAAGCGCGTTGCCGAAGCAGTGCCGATGAATGTCTGGGTTACACCGGAAGAAGTGGTCGATCTTTGTCAAGCCATTCTGATCGTGTTTCGGGATAACGGCTCCAGACAAAACCGCCAGCAAAGTCGGCTCATGTATTTGATCGATGAATGGGGTTTAGAGAGATTTCGCACCGAAGTGGAAAAACAATTAGGGCATTCTCTTTCCCCTGCTGCTCCCAAGGATGAAATTGTTTGGGAAAAGCGAGATCATATCGGCGTTCACAAGCAACAGCAGGTGGGATTTAACTACGTCGGCCTGCAAGTACCCGTTGGTCGCATCTACGCGCCTGACATGTACGAGTTTGCCCGCTTAGCCGATGAATATGGCAAGAGCGAAATTCGCCTCACGGTCGAACAAAATCTGATTATCCCCTACATCCCCGATGCCAAACTGGATGCTTTCTTGAGCGAGCCGCTCCTGCAAAAATTCTCAGTTGCACCTACCAATCTGCGGCGATCGCTGGTATCCTGCACGGGCAATCAGTTTTGCCCCGTGGCAATTATCGAAACCAAGAATCGCGCCTTGGAGTTAATCGAGCAGCTAGAAGCAGATTTAAACGTACCCAAGTCAGTGCGAATTCATTGGAGCGGTTGCCCCAATTCCTGCGGCCAGCCTCAGGTTGCTGACATTGGCTTTTCTGGATGCAAGACCAAGAAAGATGGTAAAGTTGTAGATGGAGTTGACATCTACATGGGTGGTAAGGTCGGGAAAGGTGCCCATCTCGGTGAGTGCGTGATGGAGAAGGTGCCGTGTGAAGATCTCAGAGAAGTAGTTGGTAAGCTTCTCATAGATAACTTTGGTGCCTCGCCAAAGCAAGGGGCAGATGAGCGATCGAATGCGAACCTCCAGTTAGCTGGTATTACCTAA
- a CDS encoding VOC family protein: protein MEIDYIALFVSDVARSVAFYRDILGFEFKKLPKDSGCEGRSGCLKIGIYDRTWLNELFGDRTQQPVGGTPFLLSMTVSDLDAVYQDLMAKHVKIIKPPTQMPWGQRIVFLTDPDNNLLEIVQKSSTPTMVTNG, encoded by the coding sequence ATGGAAATTGACTATATAGCCCTCTTTGTTTCAGATGTGGCGCGATCGGTTGCATTTTATCGAGATATTTTGGGGTTTGAGTTTAAAAAGCTGCCCAAAGATAGCGGCTGCGAAGGGCGCAGTGGCTGCTTAAAAATTGGCATCTACGATCGCACCTGGTTAAACGAATTATTTGGCGATCGCACCCAACAACCAGTTGGTGGCACCCCCTTCCTCCTCTCCATGACCGTAAGCGATCTAGATGCGGTCTACCAAGACCTGATGGCAAAGCACGTCAAAATAATCAAACCACCAACCCAAATGCCCTGGGGACAAAGGATCGTATTTTTGACAGACCCCGATAATAACCTCCTCGAAATCGTCCAAAAATCTTCAACCCCTACGATGGTGACGAACGGATAG
- the lysS gene encoding lysine--tRNA ligase codes for MFWADKIASEIQEYQVVNDSKTPSGRVHVGSLRGVVIHDVIYKALKHANKPVKFIYGVDDYDALDTVPGYLDKTKFSPYLGYPLCNVPSPGDRASDYAKYFMGEFLEVFEHLGVRPEIYYLRDLYRSGQLNRYIDLFLQNAHLVRESYLEISKAKRPENWYPFNPICENCGKIATTVVTDYNGKEVFYTCEPKAMTYVEGCGHSGWVSPFDGNGKLPWKVEWVAKWDLLGVTIEMAGKDHSQKGGSRDVANSICRKVLKKQPPFHSPYEFILVGGSKMSSSKGVGSSAKEVADFLPPELLRYLMLRTQPKTVIDFVPNYETITRLFRDYDTLVEKFKSQAGTETDEFTPLEYSQVGDRILPYQVFDFSTLISLLQIPHLDIEAEVEKRSAAPLSDRDWQVIRERITVAQKWLQDYADEEEKLVLYLDTLPERISEVTPTQFTYLAKLKENLEVSEAWDGEALQTILFATSKEVGIPQKDAFASVYLSFLGKERGPKAGSLLSYLDKPFVIARLQEVGGLNSAAIA; via the coding sequence ATGTTTTGGGCTGATAAAATAGCGTCGGAAATTCAAGAATACCAGGTTGTCAATGACTCTAAAACCCCATCCGGTCGGGTTCACGTCGGTTCGCTGCGCGGCGTAGTCATTCATGACGTTATCTACAAAGCCCTCAAACACGCAAATAAACCAGTTAAGTTTATCTATGGTGTCGATGATTACGATGCATTGGACACGGTGCCCGGCTACCTGGATAAAACTAAGTTTTCCCCCTATTTAGGCTACCCTCTTTGCAATGTCCCCTCACCTGGCGATCGCGCTTCCGACTATGCCAAATACTTCATGGGCGAGTTTTTAGAAGTATTCGAGCATCTGGGCGTGCGCCCTGAGATCTACTACTTGCGGGATCTCTATCGCTCGGGACAGTTAAATCGTTATATCGATCTGTTTTTGCAAAATGCCCATCTCGTGCGGGAGTCCTATCTAGAAATCAGCAAAGCCAAGCGTCCCGAAAATTGGTATCCTTTCAACCCGATTTGCGAAAACTGCGGCAAAATCGCTACCACTGTAGTCACCGACTATAACGGCAAGGAAGTGTTCTATACCTGCGAACCCAAAGCCATGACCTATGTGGAGGGATGCGGTCACTCTGGCTGGGTATCGCCCTTCGACGGTAACGGTAAGTTGCCCTGGAAAGTAGAGTGGGTGGCAAAATGGGATCTGCTCGGCGTAACCATTGAAATGGCAGGCAAAGATCACTCGCAAAAAGGCGGATCGCGCGATGTCGCCAACTCAATTTGCCGCAAAGTCTTGAAGAAGCAACCTCCATTCCATTCTCCCTACGAATTTATCTTAGTGGGAGGCTCGAAGATGAGTTCCTCTAAGGGAGTAGGCTCTAGCGCTAAGGAGGTGGCAGATTTCCTCCCACCGGAACTATTACGCTATTTGATGCTGCGCACGCAGCCCAAGACCGTAATTGATTTTGTCCCTAACTATGAAACAATTACGAGACTATTCCGCGATTATGATACCTTAGTAGAGAAGTTTAAATCTCAAGCTGGGACAGAAACTGACGAGTTCACTCCACTAGAATATTCGCAAGTTGGCGATCGGATTCTGCCCTATCAGGTGTTCGATTTCAGTACTTTGATTTCGCTGCTGCAAATCCCACATTTGGATATCGAAGCAGAGGTGGAAAAGCGCAGTGCGGCTCCGCTGAGCGATCGCGACTGGCAAGTAATTCGAGAGCGCATAACCGTTGCCCAGAAATGGCTCCAGGACTATGCCGACGAGGAAGAGAAGCTAGTTTTATATCTAGATACCCTGCCTGAGCGCATCAGTGAAGTTACGCCAACTCAATTTACCTATCTGGCAAAACTAAAAGAAAATCTGGAAGTATCTGAAGCATGGGACGGTGAGGCACTGCAAACCATCTTATTTGCCACATCAAAGGAAGTCGGAATTCCCCAAAAAGATGCCTTTGCTTCTGTCTATCTGTCTTTTCTCGGTAAAGAGCGCGGTCCCAAAGCGGGTAGCTTGCTTTCCTATTTAGATAAACCCTTTGTAATTGCTCGCTTACAGGAAGTAGGAGGATTGAATTCTGCCGCGATCGCCTGA
- a CDS encoding Uma2 family endonuclease codes for MVQTLPNPTAADRDRHLICSDITWQQFKLIQAGFAESKRVRLFYDNNTIEIFMPGLAHEFFKTVIGMLLELFCLENNIEYIPMGSTTQELEGEVSVEPDESYCFGTAKSTPDLAVEVIFTSGSPRKLERYRILKTPEVWLWQDGVFTLYHLYEDGYKQITSSEIPELANLDIELLTRCVLMAKTSRLEAANTFRNAKK; via the coding sequence ATGGTTCAAACTCTACCTAATCCTACAGCAGCCGATCGCGATCGACATCTCATATGTTCCGATATTACTTGGCAACAGTTTAAGCTGATCCAAGCTGGTTTTGCCGAATCCAAAAGAGTACGGCTATTTTATGACAACAATACTATCGAAATTTTTATGCCTGGACTCGCCCATGAATTCTTTAAAACCGTCATTGGGATGTTGCTGGAGTTGTTTTGTCTGGAAAATAACATAGAGTATATACCAATGGGATCTACGACCCAAGAACTTGAAGGGGAGGTTTCGGTTGAACCTGATGAATCTTATTGTTTTGGTACTGCCAAGTCTACCCCTGATTTAGCGGTTGAAGTTATATTTACCAGTGGTAGCCCTCGCAAATTAGAACGATATCGAATTCTCAAGACTCCCGAAGTTTGGTTGTGGCAAGATGGCGTATTTACTCTGTATCACCTGTATGAGGACGGTTACAAGCAAATTACCAGCAGCGAAATTCCTGAATTAGCAAACCTGGATATAGAGTTACTAACTCGATGTGTTTTGATGGCAAAAACCTCTCGCCTGGAAGCGGCGAATACTTTTCGCAATGCGAAGAAATAA
- a CDS encoding class I SAM-dependent methyltransferase, protein MATILREWSYRYQWLYDTVSALAALSVGGNARFRRLFLRDLKIAPEMTVLDMCCGSGQATEILVQYSQHVIGLDASPFAIARAQNNVPQAEYVVAFAEKMPFSNGQFDLVVTSTALHEMQPEQLRQILQEVQRVLKPGGCFCAIDFHTPSNWLFWPPLALFLWLFETETAWQLLKTDLNALLNEVGLSARSVHLYAGDSLQVVQSIKRS, encoded by the coding sequence ATGGCAACCATACTAAGAGAATGGAGCTATCGCTATCAGTGGTTGTACGATACGGTATCGGCACTGGCAGCCTTGAGTGTAGGCGGTAATGCCAGGTTCCGTCGCCTATTTTTGCGGGACTTGAAGATCGCTCCTGAAATGACAGTTTTGGATATGTGTTGTGGCAGCGGTCAGGCAACCGAGATTCTCGTGCAATATTCCCAGCACGTCATTGGTCTGGATGCTTCTCCATTTGCGATCGCTCGTGCCCAAAACAATGTTCCTCAAGCCGAATATGTAGTTGCCTTTGCGGAAAAAATGCCATTCTCCAACGGGCAATTCGATCTAGTAGTCACCAGTACGGCTCTGCACGAGATGCAGCCAGAACAGCTTCGGCAAATTTTGCAAGAAGTGCAGCGCGTCCTCAAACCAGGTGGATGTTTCTGCGCGATCGACTTTCACACTCCTTCTAACTGGCTGTTTTGGCCGCCTCTAGCCTTATTCCTCTGGCTGTTTGAGACCGAAACGGCATGGCAATTGCTCAAAACCGATCTTAACGCCCTCCTGAATGAGGTTGGATTATCCGCGCGCAGCGTCCACCTATACGCAGGTGATAGCCTTCAGGTCGTACAGTCGATTAAACGCTCGTAA
- a CDS encoding AAA family ATPase — MTANLPPLIQQMLSPDFYPHAVTQEIELIQTHISFVLLTGEYAYKVKKPMNFGFLDFSTLEKRLFFCQEEIRLNRRLAPELYLQVLPIVEQNGKFTFSTEKEPAVEYCIQMRQFPQSDLLINVFDRGELTPAHVEDIAKQLAKFHATADTNEHIASFGTREAVKAVADDNYQHTVKYIGLAQTQAQFDQTKAFSDKFFSDYADLFADRVAQGKVKECHGDVHLKNICLYQRKVQIFDCIEFNEPFRNSDTLYDAAFLLMDLQYRDRRDLANVFLNTYLEQTGDYDGVPLLPLYSSMRAYIRAKVTSFLLDDPGIPQPVKEQAQAEAAAYYKLAWQYTQSTQGKITIVSGLSGSGKSTTARGLAARLEALHIRSDAIRKHLAGIDLMQRGDDALYTPEMTAKTYARLAEIGMMLASKGFNVILDAKYDRINLRADIIERAEAQGIPWQILYCHADMTLLKQRLSDRVGDVADATADLVDSQVQQFETFTAMESVNLMQLDTTNTVDFVSLASNINSPKSNHA; from the coding sequence ATGACTGCAAATTTGCCGCCTTTAATTCAGCAAATGCTATCTCCTGACTTTTATCCCCATGCAGTCACGCAGGAGATCGAACTAATCCAAACGCATATATCGTTCGTGTTACTAACGGGAGAATATGCCTACAAGGTGAAAAAGCCAATGAATTTTGGCTTTCTGGATTTTTCGACGCTGGAAAAACGTCTCTTTTTCTGCCAAGAAGAAATTAGACTAAATCGTCGCCTCGCGCCCGAATTGTATTTGCAGGTCTTGCCCATTGTCGAGCAAAATGGCAAATTTACGTTTTCCACAGAGAAAGAACCCGCTGTGGAATATTGCATCCAGATGCGCCAGTTTCCTCAATCGGATTTGCTGATTAATGTCTTCGATCGCGGCGAGCTAACTCCCGCCCATGTGGAGGATATTGCCAAACAGCTAGCCAAATTCCATGCCACTGCGGACACAAACGAGCATATCGCCAGTTTTGGTACCAGGGAAGCTGTTAAAGCCGTTGCCGACGATAATTACCAACACACGGTGAAATATATTGGATTGGCGCAGACCCAGGCGCAGTTTGACCAAACCAAAGCATTCAGCGACAAATTTTTCTCAGACTATGCCGATCTATTTGCCGATCGCGTTGCCCAAGGCAAGGTGAAAGAATGCCATGGCGACGTGCATTTAAAGAATATTTGCCTTTATCAAAGGAAGGTGCAAATCTTTGACTGTATTGAGTTTAACGAACCATTTCGCAATAGCGATACCCTCTACGATGCGGCCTTTTTGTTGATGGATTTACAGTATCGCGATCGCCGCGATCTGGCTAACGTCTTCCTCAATACATACCTCGAACAAACTGGCGACTACGATGGAGTACCCCTTTTGCCGCTCTATAGCAGCATGCGTGCTTATATCCGTGCCAAGGTCACCTCATTTTTGTTGGACGATCCTGGCATCCCGCAGCCAGTTAAAGAGCAAGCGCAAGCAGAAGCAGCCGCCTACTACAAACTGGCGTGGCAATATACGCAATCTACGCAGGGCAAAATTACGATCGTGTCGGGGCTGTCTGGTTCGGGGAAAAGCACGACTGCCCGAGGTCTAGCGGCGCGTTTAGAAGCACTTCATATCCGTTCCGATGCGATTCGCAAACACCTGGCAGGGATAGATTTGATGCAGCGCGGCGATGATGCGCTCTATACACCGGAGATGACGGCTAAAACCTACGCTAGACTGGCAGAAATCGGGATGATGCTTGCTAGTAAAGGCTTTAACGTTATTCTGGATGCCAAGTACGATCGCATCAACCTGCGAGCCGATATTATCGAGCGAGCAGAAGCGCAGGGCATACCCTGGCAGATTCTCTATTGCCATGCCGATATGACATTACTGAAGCAACGGCTGAGCGATCGCGTTGGTGATGTCGCAGATGCCACTGCCGATCTGGTGGATAGCCAAGTGCAACAATTTGAGACATTTACAGCGATGGAGTCGGTAAATTTAATGCAATTGGATACTACTAATACTGTAGATTTTGTCAGTTTGGCGAGTAATATCAATTCTCCAAAATCTAACCACGCCTGA
- a CDS encoding Fic family protein codes for MGRVRVPAPLEKLMQEVKPEKFLRLLGKYKATDAQGRYLHWNDFKWRVESGDDELAAWGATKLARRSIAKELPLLQAEGDRCFSYCVPESLLAKLHAIDKLTGGSREIGASVPVSSYERSHYLIKNPIQEEAITSSQLEGASTTREVAKEMLEKNLTPKDKSQQMILNNYLLMQKAVESQDEELSLEFILELHRIATHKAIENQARPGELRNENNIFIADAYGENAFHPPDWQTLRERLTNLCDFANSDRSQSDNFIHPIIKAIVLHFAIAYIHPFGDGNGRTARAIFYWSILRSGYWLFEYVSISKFIQEKRGEYDRAFIYTETDDFDLTYFLYNQTDTIEKAVKSLYEYMDRKRREFYEFMEWIDRSPVAKTLKRGHLEILKAALRAPGREFTARQVAIDFGVTENTARSYLNKLVEKDLLVQAKPKSGKTVLYLAPANLKTRLQI; via the coding sequence ATGGGAAGAGTTAGAGTGCCCGCACCTCTTGAAAAACTAATGCAAGAGGTTAAACCTGAGAAATTCTTGCGGTTGCTTGGGAAATACAAAGCAACTGATGCCCAAGGAAGATATTTGCACTGGAACGATTTTAAATGGAGGGTTGAATCAGGGGACGACGAGTTGGCGGCATGGGGGGCTACTAAACTGGCGCGAAGATCGATCGCTAAGGAATTACCATTATTACAAGCCGAAGGCGATCGCTGCTTTAGTTATTGCGTACCTGAATCTTTGTTGGCAAAACTACATGCGATCGATAAGCTGACAGGTGGCAGTCGAGAGATCGGAGCTAGTGTTCCAGTATCTTCCTACGAAAGAAGTCATTATCTTATTAAAAACCCGATCCAGGAAGAAGCCATTACTTCATCTCAGCTTGAGGGTGCTTCCACAACTCGTGAAGTTGCAAAGGAAATGCTGGAAAAGAATCTCACCCCAAAAGATAAGTCTCAGCAGATGATTCTCAATAATTATTTATTGATGCAAAAAGCGGTTGAGAGTCAAGATGAGGAATTATCTCTCGAATTTATATTAGAACTGCATAGAATTGCCACGCACAAGGCCATCGAGAATCAGGCAAGACCAGGCGAATTGAGAAACGAGAATAATATTTTTATTGCGGATGCCTACGGCGAGAACGCTTTCCATCCACCTGACTGGCAAACCCTAAGAGAGAGACTGACCAACCTGTGCGATTTCGCAAATAGCGATCGCAGTCAGAGCGACAATTTCATCCATCCAATTATCAAGGCGATCGTCCTGCATTTTGCGATCGCATATATCCATCCTTTCGGTGATGGCAATGGCAGAACCGCTAGAGCTATTTTCTATTGGAGCATTCTCAGATCGGGTTACTGGCTGTTTGAATATGTTTCTATTAGCAAATTCATCCAGGAAAAACGTGGAGAGTACGATCGAGCTTTCATCTACACGGAAACTGACGATTTCGATCTTACCTATTTTCTCTACAATCAAACCGATACCATAGAAAAAGCTGTGAAATCCTTGTATGAATACATGGATAGAAAAAGACGGGAATTCTATGAATTTATGGAGTGGATAGATCGAAGCCCTGTGGCGAAAACATTAAAACGAGGGCATTTAGAAATATTAAAAGCAGCACTAAGAGCGCCTGGCAGAGAATTTACTGCCAGACAAGTAGCGATCGATTTTGGCGTAACCGAAAATACTGCACGTAGTTATCTAAATAAGTTAGTCGAAAAAGACTTGTTAGTGCAGGCTAAACCTAAAAGCGGCAAAACAGTCCTCTATCTCGCTCCAGCTAACTTAAAAACAAGACTACAAATCTGA
- the rbsK gene encoding ribokinase, producing the protein MSVIVLGSINTDFVVKVNRLPIAGETIDGYDLLTAAGGKGANQAVAAARLGAQTHMVGRVGRDRFGPELCDGLQSQGVQIAHVSVDERSPSGTAMIMVDRLGENQIAIVAGANGNVGQSDVENMIELLPYAKVLLMQLEIPLNTVELAGRLARANDIPVILDPAPAPTDIPAWLFACIDIITPNEIEASQLLRFPVHDRETAIEAALALVQMGAGTAIVKLGGQGAVCATADETFFMPAFPIRPVDMVAAGDAFNGAMAAAIAAGLTLKQALVWGAAAGALCATKSGAQAAMPTLDELTSFLEQHRHIVPENLSP; encoded by the coding sequence ATGTCTGTAATTGTTTTGGGTAGTATCAATACTGACTTCGTCGTGAAAGTGAACCGTCTCCCGATCGCAGGCGAGACGATCGATGGCTACGATCTCCTGACTGCAGCAGGTGGTAAAGGTGCAAATCAGGCGGTAGCGGCGGCGCGCCTAGGCGCTCAAACACATATGGTGGGGCGTGTGGGGCGCGATCGCTTTGGTCCTGAGTTATGCGACGGCCTCCAATCTCAAGGCGTGCAGATCGCACATGTATCGGTAGACGAGCGATCTCCATCGGGTACAGCCATGATTATGGTCGATCGCCTTGGAGAGAATCAAATTGCGATTGTGGCAGGAGCAAATGGCAATGTGGGTCAGTCTGATGTGGAGAACATGATTGAGTTACTACCCTACGCTAAGGTTTTACTGATGCAGTTAGAGATCCCCCTGAATACGGTGGAACTGGCAGGACGGCTAGCTCGTGCCAACGACATACCAGTAATTCTCGATCCTGCACCCGCACCTACTGACATCCCCGCATGGCTTTTTGCTTGTATCGACATAATTACCCCCAACGAAATCGAGGCGAGTCAACTGTTACGCTTTCCAGTGCACGATCGCGAAACCGCCATCGAAGCCGCCTTAGCTCTGGTGCAGATGGGTGCGGGGACGGCGATCGTGAAACTGGGCGGGCAAGGTGCCGTATGCGCTACCGCCGATGAAACTTTCTTTATGCCAGCCTTCCCAATCCGACCTGTAGATATGGTGGCGGCAGGCGATGCGTTTAATGGGGCAATGGCAGCCGCGATCGCGGCTGGTTTAACTCTCAAACAAGCCCTAGTCTGGGGTGCGGCGGCAGGAGCGCTCTGCGCGACCAAATCGGGCGCTCAAGCGGCTATGCCTACTCTAGATGAGCTAACGAGTTTTTTAGAGCAGCATCGCCATATTGTGCCAGAAAATCTCTCCCCGTAA